In the genome of Tropicibacter oceani, one region contains:
- a CDS encoding 3-hydroxybenzoate 6-monooxygenase: protein MSDQPILIAGGGIGGLAAACGLAQKGFRSIVVEQAKQFGEIGAGIQIGPNAFHCFDYLGVGDQAREKAVYIDALRLMDAQTAEDITQIPLDEPFRKFYGNPYAVVHRADLHGVLLKYCEQSPLVDLRTEHVVDRYEQDGTGVTLILKGRDPLKGRVLIGAEGLRSPIRAQMVGDGEPRISGHTTYRSVIPTQQMPEDLRWNAATLWAGPKCHIVHYPLKGGKVYNLVVTYHRDVQEAISGRPVSKAEVAQGFEHIHPKARQIIEHGTDWKLWVLCDRDPISNWLDGRVALLGDAAHPMLQYFAQGACMAMEDAVALAHCMEGEADIDKALSRYQAMRSVRTARVQMNSRLIGEYIYHPSGAQAAVRNSVMSGMSAQDWYNQLNWLYGSNGLDN, encoded by the coding sequence ATGTCAGATCAACCCATCCTGATAGCGGGGGGCGGTATTGGCGGTTTGGCGGCGGCCTGCGGGCTGGCGCAAAAGGGCTTTCGCTCGATCGTGGTCGAACAGGCAAAACAGTTCGGCGAAATCGGCGCAGGCATCCAGATCGGCCCCAACGCCTTTCACTGCTTTGACTACCTGGGTGTCGGCGATCAGGCCCGGGAAAAGGCGGTCTATATCGACGCCCTGCGCCTGATGGACGCCCAGACCGCCGAGGACATAACCCAAATCCCGCTGGATGAACCCTTTCGCAAGTTTTACGGCAACCCCTATGCCGTGGTGCACCGGGCCGATCTGCATGGCGTGCTGCTGAAGTATTGCGAACAAAGCCCTCTGGTCGATCTGCGCACCGAACATGTGGTGGACCGCTATGAACAGGATGGCACCGGTGTGACACTGATCCTGAAAGGGCGCGATCCGCTGAAGGGCCGCGTCCTGATCGGCGCCGAGGGGCTGCGCTCGCCCATTCGGGCGCAGATGGTGGGCGACGGGGAACCACGGATTTCCGGGCACACCACGTATCGCAGCGTCATCCCGACACAGCAGATGCCCGAAGACCTGCGCTGGAACGCCGCGACGCTTTGGGCAGGGCCCAAGTGCCACATCGTCCACTACCCGCTGAAAGGCGGCAAGGTTTACAACCTGGTGGTGACCTATCACCGCGACGTCCAGGAGGCGATCTCGGGGCGGCCCGTATCCAAGGCCGAGGTCGCGCAGGGGTTCGAACACATCCACCCCAAGGCGCGCCAGATCATTGAACACGGCACCGACTGGAAGCTGTGGGTGCTGTGCGACCGCGATCCGATTTCCAACTGGCTGGACGGGCGCGTAGCGCTGTTGGGCGATGCGGCGCATCCGATGCTGCAATACTTTGCCCAGGGTGCCTGCATGGCAATGGAGGACGCGGTGGCGCTGGCCCATTGCATGGAAGGCGAGGCCGACATCGACAAGGCGCTGTCCCGGTATCAGGCCATGCGCAGCGTGCGCACCGCCCGGGTGCAGATGAACAGCCGCCTGATCGGCGAATACATTTATCATCCCTCAGGCGCGCAGGCCGCCGTGCGCAACAGCGTGATGAGCGGGATGAGTGCACAGGACTGGTACAATCAGCTGAACTGGCTGTACGGTTCCAATGGACTCGACAACTGA
- a CDS encoding DinB family protein, translating to MSDAVAELKARQGTGARYDAPNAPAEDLLLARRGTAYFARKLNELTDRDLDHGNRRQIIAKVSYDARALAGLMAALRGGWHAADPRREALPREIAFGAALPAHALRHLFHHTEVHLNVEWRDLSAADWDRPLPGGGIARELPLQRAKALWLAAIDLGNGGRERDMPVRLRGETSGSNAIGVST from the coding sequence ATGAGCGATGCGGTCGCGGAGTTGAAAGCGCGGCAGGGGACCGGCGCACGTTATGACGCGCCGAATGCCCCGGCCGAGGATCTGCTTTTGGCGCGGCGCGGCACCGCCTATTTTGCGCGCAAGCTGAACGAATTGACTGACCGGGACCTGGATCACGGCAATCGGAGGCAGATCATTGCCAAGGTCAGTTATGACGCCCGGGCGCTGGCGGGCTTGATGGCGGCGCTGCGCGGTGGGTGGCACGCTGCCGATCCGCGCCGCGAGGCCCTGCCCCGGGAAATCGCCTTTGGCGCGGCGCTGCCCGCGCATGCCCTTCGGCACCTGTTCCACCACACCGAGGTTCATCTGAACGTGGAGTGGCGCGATCTGAGCGCCGCCGATTGGGACCGCCCCCTTCCCGGTGGCGGCATCGCCCGAGAGTTGCCGTTGCAACGCGCCAAAGCCCTTTGGTTGGCGGCAATCGACCTGGGCAATGGCGGGCGTGAACGGGACATGCCGGTTCGGTTGCGGGGCGAAACCTCAGGATCGAACGCGATTGGGGTCTCCACCTAA
- a CDS encoding ArsJ-associated glyceraldehyde-3-phosphate dehydrogenase — translation MTTYALNGLGRMGKLALKPLLERGAKIAWINDAVGDPQMHAHLLEFDTVHGRWNASFAHDDTSITVDGTRLPIHCEKRLQDLPLQDVDVVIDCTGAFKTESKLAPYFAAGVKKVVVSAPVKDGPTANIVMGVNDDSYDPRQHQIVTAASCTTNCLAPVVKVIHEALAIKHGSITTIHDVTNTQTIVDRPAKDLRRARSALNSLIPTTTGSATAITLIYPELTGKLNGHAVRVPLLNASLTDCVFEVDRPTTAQEVNALFKTAAEGPLNGILGYEERPLVSTDYTNDPRSAIIDAPSTMVINGTQVKIYAWYDNEWGYAHRLVDVALMVGASL, via the coding sequence ATGACCACATATGCACTCAATGGCCTTGGCCGTATGGGCAAACTTGCCCTCAAACCGCTGCTGGAGCGGGGCGCAAAGATCGCCTGGATCAACGACGCGGTTGGCGATCCGCAGATGCATGCGCATCTACTGGAGTTCGACACGGTGCACGGCCGCTGGAATGCCAGCTTTGCCCATGACGACACCTCGATCACGGTCGATGGCACGCGCCTGCCGATCCATTGCGAAAAGCGCCTGCAGGATCTGCCCCTGCAAGACGTCGATGTGGTCATCGACTGCACCGGTGCCTTCAAGACCGAGTCGAAACTGGCCCCCTATTTCGCCGCCGGCGTGAAAAAGGTCGTCGTCTCGGCCCCGGTCAAGGATGGCCCGACCGCCAATATCGTCATGGGCGTCAACGACGACAGCTATGACCCCAGGCAGCACCAGATCGTCACCGCCGCCAGCTGCACCACCAACTGCCTGGCCCCGGTCGTCAAGGTCATCCACGAGGCGTTGGCGATCAAGCATGGCTCGATCACCACGATCCACGACGTGACCAACACCCAGACGATCGTCGACCGCCCCGCCAAGGATCTGCGCCGCGCCCGGTCGGCGCTGAATTCGCTGATCCCCACAACCACGGGCAGCGCCACGGCGATCACGCTGATCTATCCGGAGCTGACCGGCAAGCTGAACGGCCATGCGGTGCGGGTGCCCCTGCTGAACGCCTCGCTGACCGACTGCGTGTTCGAGGTGGACCGCCCGACCACGGCACAAGAGGTGAACGCCCTGTTCAAGACCGCCGCCGAGGGGCCGCTGAACGGTATCCTTGGCTACGAGGAACGGCCGCTGGTCTCGACCGATTATACCAACGATCCGCGCTCGGCGATCATTGACGCGCCGTCGACGATGGTGATCAACGGCACCCAGGTGAAAATCTATGCCTGGTACGACAATGAATGGGGCTATGCGCACCGCCTTGTGGATGTCGCCCTGATGGTCGGAGCCTCGTTGTGA
- the maiA gene encoding maleylacetoacetate isomerase, with product MTLILHNYFRSSTSTRLRAALNLKGLEYDYVSYALKEKAHKDPAFLARNPAGLVPVLELEDGTHIPQSLAIIEWLDEVHPQPALLPPDPVQRARVRALAYMVACEVHPLNNLRVLQYIASEFGADEAAQKRWFTHWVSETFDALETSLATAPETGMFCHGDTPGLADVCLYAQVWNNKRFGIDPEQWPVIARIFAALDKVEAFVRAAPPNQPDAE from the coding sequence ATGACCCTGATCCTGCATAACTACTTTCGGTCCTCGACCTCGACCCGGCTTCGGGCGGCGTTGAACCTGAAGGGGCTGGAGTATGATTATGTATCCTATGCGCTGAAGGAAAAGGCGCATAAGGACCCGGCCTTTCTGGCGCGCAACCCCGCAGGGCTGGTACCAGTGCTGGAGCTGGAGGACGGCACCCACATCCCGCAATCGCTGGCGATCATCGAATGGCTGGACGAGGTACACCCGCAGCCCGCCCTGTTGCCGCCCGACCCGGTGCAGCGGGCCCGCGTCCGGGCACTGGCCTACATGGTTGCCTGCGAGGTGCACCCGCTGAACAACCTGCGGGTTCTGCAATACATCGCCTCGGAATTCGGGGCGGACGAGGCCGCGCAAAAGCGCTGGTTCACCCATTGGGTCAGCGAAACCTTTGACGCGCTTGAGACATCCTTGGCCACCGCGCCGGAAACCGGGATGTTCTGCCATGGCGACACGCCGGGGTTGGCCGATGTCTGTCTTTACGCGCAGGTCTGGAACAACAAGCGGTTCGGGATCGATCCGGAGCAATGGCCGGTGATCGCCCGGATCTTTGCCGCGCTGGACAAGGTCGAGGCCTTTGTTCGGGCGGCGCCGCCCAACCAGCCGGACGCCGAGTAG
- a CDS encoding MarR family winged helix-turn-helix transcriptional regulator — protein sequence MSDSGGDLPFHQMAGHLIRRLHQISTQTFQMRAKAAGIDLTPVQFAALEAIAANPGVDQASVAALIAYDRATIGGVIDRLQQKGLITRKVSETDRRARVLALTKPGQDQLQALRPIVEALQPDILGGLSAGEQRQFLALAHKAAKGG from the coding sequence ATGTCTGACAGCGGCGGCGACCTGCCCTTTCACCAGATGGCCGGGCATTTGATCAGGCGGCTTCACCAGATTTCGACCCAGACCTTTCAGATGCGTGCAAAAGCGGCCGGGATCGACCTGACGCCGGTCCAATTCGCCGCGCTAGAGGCGATCGCCGCCAATCCCGGTGTCGATCAGGCCAGCGTTGCGGCGCTGATCGCCTATGATCGGGCAACCATCGGCGGGGTCATCGACCGGTTGCAACAAAAGGGGCTGATCACCCGCAAGGTCAGCGAAACCGACCGACGGGCGCGGGTTCTGGCCCTGACCAAACCCGGTCAGGACCAGTTGCAGGCCTTGCGCCCCATCGTCGAGGCGCTGCAGCCCGACATTCTGGGCGGGCTCAGCGCGGGGGAACAAAGGCAGTTCCTGGCGCTTGCCCACAAGGCGGCCAAGGGGGGTTAG
- a CDS encoding shikimate dehydrogenase, producing MSESQTKQSQKPDTGVQVGLIGHGIQLSRTPAMHMQAGRALGLEYRYDLIDPDRMDGTPPLAALLDRAEASGFAGLNITYPFKKAVMQHLDQLSDAAQKVGAVNTVVFRDGKRFGHNTDFWGFAEAMRQGLPGVDLDCVLLLGAGGAGGAVAHALKDLGVQDLLIHDLSPDAAATLADQTGGHVAADPGQAAGKARGIVNATPMGMQKLPGTAIPTQFITTDHWVADIVYFPMQTQLLQDAGAKGCRTMNGALMALYQAVRAFSLFTGQTPDETVMRAAFDSFDKETT from the coding sequence ATGTCAGAATCGCAGACAAAGCAAAGCCAAAAACCCGACACGGGTGTTCAGGTAGGGTTGATCGGACATGGCATCCAGCTGTCCCGCACACCGGCCATGCATATGCAGGCGGGTCGCGCGCTGGGACTGGAGTACCGCTATGACCTGATCGACCCCGACCGGATGGACGGCACCCCACCGCTGGCCGCGCTGTTGGATCGGGCCGAGGCATCGGGCTTTGCCGGGTTGAACATCACCTATCCGTTCAAGAAGGCTGTGATGCAGCATCTGGACCAGCTGTCCGACGCCGCACAAAAGGTCGGCGCCGTGAACACCGTGGTGTTTCGGGACGGCAAACGCTTTGGCCACAACACCGATTTCTGGGGCTTTGCCGAAGCGATGCGCCAGGGGCTGCCCGGCGTGGATCTGGACTGCGTCCTGCTATTGGGTGCGGGCGGCGCGGGGGGCGCTGTCGCGCATGCCTTGAAGGATCTGGGCGTACAAGACCTGCTGATCCACGACCTGTCGCCTGATGCCGCAGCGACCCTTGCCGACCAGACGGGCGGGCATGTCGCGGCCGATCCTGGCCAAGCTGCGGGCAAGGCCCGCGGCATCGTGAACGCAACCCCGATGGGCATGCAGAAACTGCCCGGCACAGCCATTCCGACCCAGTTCATCACCACAGATCACTGGGTGGCCGATATCGTCTATTTCCCCATGCAGACGCAGCTTTTGCAGGACGCCGGTGCCAAGGGCTGCCGCACCATGAACGGGGCGCTCATGGCGCTATACCAGGCGGTGCGCGCCTTTTCCCTGTTTACCGGCCAGACCCCGGACGAGACCGTCATGCGCGCGGCCTTCGACTCCTTTGACAAGGAAACCACATGA
- a CDS encoding cupin domain-containing protein has product MNEELDHESVAHGMTPDDSPELRALYKGFKDNHLNPLWTQTGDLMPMHPKPKAVAHVWKWSTLLPLAEQAGALVPVGRGGERRAIGLANPGLGGKAYVSPTLWAAIQYLGPHETAPEHRHSQNAFRFVVEGEGVWTVVNGDPVRMSRGDLLLTPGWCFHGHHNDTDQPMAWIDGLDIPFSQHNDVGFFEFGSDRVTDYATPNFSRSERLWCHPGLRPLSQLQDTVASPIGAYRWEFTDQALTQQLLLEDEGQPATVEQGHAAVRYVNPTTGGDVMPTIRCEFHRLRAGCETPARREVGSTVFQVFEGTGAVVMDGETHRLEKGDMFVIPSWVSWSLLAESQFDLFRFSDAPIMERLNFMRTQVDGQT; this is encoded by the coding sequence ATGAACGAAGAGCTTGACCACGAGTCTGTCGCACATGGCATGACCCCCGATGACAGCCCCGAGTTACGGGCGCTGTACAAGGGGTTCAAGGACAACCACCTGAACCCGCTGTGGACGCAGACCGGCGACCTGATGCCCATGCATCCCAAGCCGAAGGCCGTGGCGCATGTCTGGAAGTGGTCGACCCTGCTGCCGCTGGCCGAGCAGGCGGGCGCATTGGTGCCCGTCGGGCGCGGCGGTGAGCGGCGGGCGATCGGGTTGGCCAATCCGGGACTGGGCGGCAAGGCCTATGTTTCGCCGACCCTTTGGGCCGCGATCCAGTATCTTGGGCCGCACGAAACGGCGCCGGAACATCGGCATTCGCAAAACGCCTTTCGCTTTGTGGTCGAGGGTGAGGGGGTTTGGACCGTGGTGAACGGTGACCCCGTACGCATGTCGCGCGGCGATCTGTTGTTGACGCCGGGGTGGTGTTTTCACGGCCATCACAACGACACCGACCAGCCGATGGCCTGGATCGACGGTTTGGACATTCCTTTCAGCCAGCACAACGATGTTGGGTTCTTTGAGTTCGGCAGCGACCGGGTGACGGATTACGCCACCCCGAACTTTTCGCGGTCAGAGCGGCTTTGGTGCCATCCCGGTTTGCGGCCCCTGTCGCAGTTGCAGGACACCGTTGCCTCGCCCATCGGGGCCTATCGTTGGGAGTTTACCGACCAGGCGCTGACCCAGCAATTGTTGCTGGAGGACGAAGGCCAGCCCGCCACCGTCGAACAGGGGCATGCGGCCGTCCGCTATGTCAATCCGACCACGGGCGGCGATGTGATGCCGACGATCCGCTGCGAATTCCATCGCCTGCGCGCCGGGTGCGAAACACCGGCGCGGCGCGAAGTCGGGTCAACCGTGTTCCAGGTCTTCGAAGGGACTGGCGCGGTGGTGATGGACGGCGAGACGCACAGGCTTGAGAAAGGCGACATGTTCGTGATCCCGTCATGGGTGTCCTGGTCGCTTTTGGCGGAAAGCCAGTTCGATCTTTTCCGGTTTTCGGATGCCCCGATCATGGAACGTCTGAATTTCATGCGCACCCAGGTCGACGGGCAGACATGA
- a CDS encoding bifunctional sugar phosphate isomerase/epimerase/4-hydroxyphenylpyruvate dioxygenase family protein yields the protein MRTGIATVSISGDFRSKLEAIAAAGYAGIEIFEQDFIAFDGSPQDVGRMVRDHGLDIMLFQPFRDFEGLPEPLRAKAFDRAERKFDLMQALGTDLVLVCSSCHKQAIGGIDRAAADFHELGERAARRGLRVGYEALAWGRHVNDHRDAWEIVRRADHPNVGLILDSFHTLSRKIDPETIRRIPGDKIFFVQLADAPLIEMDLLYWSRHFRNMPGEGDLDVTGFMRAVMATGYQGPISLEIFNDQFRQGSTRGVARDGYRSLVALIDDVARAEPALHIDMPALPARVETTGVAFVEFATRGAEARALEQTLATLGFTQANRHRNKAVSLWQQGDIRIVLNEETTGHADHSWNARGTSVCDIGLQVRSAKDTVARATALGIEPFSQPIGPGELDIPAIRGLSGSVLHMLDSGSGLDHVWEAEFGATDSPKGAGLTRIDHLAQTMSYEDMLSWTLFYSTIFDMRKSPMVDVTDPDGLVRSQVVEAPDGALRITLNGADTHRTLAGRFLSESFGAPVQHIALATDDIFSSVTALIAKGFTPLPIPQNYYDDLAARFDFPPGLMERMQALNILYDRDDHGEFFQVYSKAFAGGLFFEIIQRGSGYRGFGAPNAPFRIAAQKRLRQVKGMPST from the coding sequence ATCCGGACTGGCATCGCGACTGTTTCGATCTCGGGGGATTTCCGCAGCAAGCTGGAGGCAATCGCCGCCGCCGGTTATGCCGGGATCGAGATTTTCGAACAGGATTTCATCGCCTTTGACGGCAGTCCGCAGGATGTAGGCCGCATGGTCCGCGATCACGGGCTGGACATCATGCTGTTCCAGCCTTTTCGGGATTTCGAAGGCTTGCCCGAACCACTGCGCGCCAAGGCCTTTGACCGGGCCGAGCGCAAGTTCGACCTGATGCAGGCGCTGGGCACCGATCTGGTTCTGGTCTGTTCGTCCTGCCACAAACAGGCCATCGGAGGCATCGACCGGGCCGCTGCGGATTTTCACGAGCTGGGCGAACGGGCCGCACGGCGCGGCCTGCGTGTCGGGTACGAAGCCCTGGCCTGGGGCCGGCATGTCAATGATCACCGCGATGCCTGGGAAATTGTGCGGCGCGCCGATCATCCCAATGTCGGCCTGATCCTGGACAGCTTTCACACCCTGTCACGCAAGATCGACCCGGAAACCATCCGGCGTATCCCCGGAGACAAGATCTTTTTCGTGCAGCTGGCCGATGCCCCGCTGATCGAGATGGACCTGCTGTACTGGTCCCGGCATTTCCGAAACATGCCGGGCGAAGGAGACCTGGACGTGACCGGGTTCATGCGGGCCGTCATGGCCACCGGCTATCAGGGGCCGATCAGCCTTGAAATCTTCAACGACCAGTTCCGCCAGGGATCGACGCGCGGTGTCGCGCGCGATGGCTATCGGTCTTTGGTTGCGTTGATCGACGATGTGGCGCGGGCCGAACCTGCGCTGCACATCGACATGCCCGCCCTGCCCGCCCGGGTCGAAACCACGGGCGTCGCCTTTGTCGAATTCGCCACACGCGGGGCCGAGGCCAGGGCGCTGGAGCAGACCCTTGCCACGCTTGGGTTCACCCAGGCCAATCGCCACCGCAACAAGGCGGTGTCGCTGTGGCAGCAGGGCGATATCCGCATCGTCCTGAACGAGGAAACCACCGGCCACGCCGATCACAGCTGGAACGCGCGCGGCACCTCGGTTTGCGATATCGGGCTTCAGGTCAGGTCGGCCAAGGACACCGTCGCCCGCGCGACGGCACTGGGGATAGAACCCTTTTCGCAACCCATCGGGCCCGGAGAACTGGACATCCCCGCCATTCGCGGCCTGTCCGGCAGCGTGCTGCACATGCTCGATTCCGGCAGTGGCCTGGACCACGTCTGGGAGGCCGAGTTCGGCGCGACAGACAGTCCGAAGGGCGCCGGGCTGACACGGATCGACCACCTGGCCCAGACCATGAGCTATGAAGACATGCTCAGCTGGACGCTGTTCTACAGCACGATCTTTGACATGCGCAAAAGCCCGATGGTCGATGTCACCGATCCTGACGGGCTTGTCCGCTCGCAAGTGGTCGAGGCCCCTGACGGCGCGCTGCGCATCACCTTGAACGGGGCCGACACCCACCGCACCCTGGCGGGCCGCTTTCTGTCCGAAAGCTTTGGCGCACCGGTGCAACATATCGCGCTGGCCACCGACGATATCTTTTCCTCGGTGACCGCGCTGATCGCCAAGGGGTTCACCCCCCTGCCCATCCCGCAGAACTATTACGACGACCTTGCCGCACGCTTTGACTTTCCGCCGGGCCTGATGGAGCGGATGCAGGCGCTGAACATCCTGTATGATCGGGACGATCACGGCGAATTCTTTCAGGTCTATTCCAAGGCCTTTGCCGGAGGCCTGTTCTTTGAAATCATCCAAAGGGGTTCGGGCTATCGCGGTTTCGGCGCGCCCAATGCCCCGTTTCGGATCGCCGCGCAGAAACGGCTGCGTCAGGTCAAGGGGATGCCCTCGACCTGA
- a CDS encoding fumarylacetoacetate hydrolase family protein — protein sequence MGFVIDPAPTPSVAVAGSEDRFPVRRIFCVGRNYAAHAREMGKDPDREPPFFFTKPADAVVDHGQTIPYPPETDNLHYEAEMVVAIGKGGRNISEADALGHVWGYGTGNDLTRRDLQQTAKDMGRPWDWGKAFDRSAVIGPLHPVSEVGHPAKGSIKLTVNGETRQDADLDELIWTIPEVISILSRSMALQPGDLIMSGTPAGVGKLVPGDVCTASVVGLGEATVTIGNPE from the coding sequence ATGGGTTTTGTAATCGATCCGGCCCCCACCCCTTCGGTAGCCGTTGCCGGCAGCGAAGACCGCTTTCCCGTGCGGCGCATTTTTTGCGTCGGGCGCAACTATGCCGCCCATGCCCGCGAAATGGGCAAGGATCCGGATCGCGAACCGCCGTTCTTTTTCACCAAGCCCGCCGATGCGGTGGTCGATCACGGCCAGACCATCCCCTACCCGCCCGAAACCGACAACCTGCACTATGAGGCCGAGATGGTCGTCGCCATCGGCAAGGGCGGGCGGAACATTTCCGAAGCGGATGCGCTAGGCCACGTCTGGGGCTATGGCACCGGCAACGACCTGACCCGGCGCGATCTGCAACAGACGGCCAAGGACATGGGGCGACCCTGGGACTGGGGCAAGGCCTTTGACCGCTCGGCGGTGATCGGGCCCCTGCATCCGGTGTCCGAAGTCGGCCACCCGGCCAAAGGGTCGATCAAGCTGACGGTGAACGGCGAAACCCGTCAGGACGCCGACCTTGACGAACTGATCTGGACCATCCCCGAGGTGATCTCGATCCTGTCGCGTTCGATGGCGTTGCAGCCCGGCGATCTGATCATGTCGGGAACGCCCGCCGGGGTCGGCAAGCTGGTGCCGGGCGACGTCTGCACCGCCTCGGTCGTGGGCTTGGGCGAGGCCACCGTGACGATCGGCAACCCGGAATGA
- a CDS encoding arsenate reductase/protein-tyrosine-phosphatase family protein, with translation MENTIPDRLSILGHPQRLALFRLLMRRYPDRVPAGELAEALNLKASTLSAYLSSLHQGGLIAQERAGTSLLYSIDMPVVRQTFDYLLLDCCRGRPDICSPISAIQQPRGTAMAQRKFNVLFVCTGNSARSIFAEALLRKIAGDRFNAYSAGAKPYSELNPFALRVLAAKGHDTAPLRAKNVSEFTGPGAPEFDFVFTVCNQAANEECPTWEGQPISGHWGMPDPVKATGTDAQISLAFQQAYGALKNRIEAFAALPFHMLDKNALQNAVDDLGAQKMDLT, from the coding sequence ATGGAAAATACGATTCCCGACCGCCTTTCGATCCTTGGCCACCCGCAGCGGTTGGCCCTGTTTCGGCTGCTGATGCGCCGCTATCCCGACCGCGTTCCCGCCGGGGAACTGGCCGAGGCGCTGAACCTGAAGGCCAGCACGCTGTCCGCCTATCTGTCTAGCCTGCACCAAGGCGGGCTGATCGCGCAGGAACGGGCCGGGACCTCGCTTTTGTATTCCATCGACATGCCGGTGGTCCGGCAGACCTTTGATTATCTTCTGCTCGACTGCTGCCGCGGTCGGCCGGATATCTGTTCGCCCATCTCTGCCATCCAGCAACCCAGAGGCACGGCCATGGCCCAGCGCAAGTTCAATGTCCTTTTTGTCTGTACCGGCAATTCCGCCCGCTCGATCTTTGCCGAGGCGCTTTTGCGCAAGATCGCGGGCGACCGTTTCAACGCCTATTCGGCCGGGGCAAAACCTTATTCCGAGCTGAACCCTTTTGCGCTGCGCGTGCTGGCCGCCAAGGGCCACGATACCGCGCCGCTGCGCGCCAAGAACGTCAGTGAATTCACCGGTCCCGGCGCGCCCGAATTCGACTTTGTCTTTACCGTCTGCAACCAGGCCGCAAACGAAGAGTGTCCGACCTGGGAAGGCCAGCCCATCAGCGGCCATTGGGGCATGCCCGATCCGGTCAAGGCCACGGGAACCGACGCCCAGATCAGCCTGGCCTTCCAGCAGGCCTATGGCGCCCTGAAAAACCGGATCGAGGCCTTTGCCGCGCTTCCCTTTCACATGCTTGACAAGAACGCCCTACAAAATGCCGTCGATGACCTTGGCGCGCAAAAGATGGATTTGACATGA
- the arsJ gene encoding organoarsenical effux MFS transporter ArsJ produces MGLCAPPCGCRPDGRSLVVKQEGLAAYVAVTAAYWAFMLTDGALRMLVLLHFHAIGFSPVQLAYLFVLYEIAGVVTNLSAGWIAARFGLTSTLYAGLGLQVVALLALTQLNPEWAIATSVTFVMLVQGASGVAKDLAKMSSKSAVKLLAPRDGDGLFRWVAVLTGSKNAVKGVGFLLGAALLATLGFTTAILAMAAVLALILVAVMLKMPPGLPTGRKDAKFSEVFSKDRNINWLSFARVFLFGARDVWFVVGIPIYFYAVLSDGSEQSNRAAFFTIGTFMAFWIILYGIVQANAPRLLRARSRSAAAIVGLAQGWALALVAIPASLALLVWLAGAPAPWLTLTLVFGLLAFGAVFAVNSSLHSYLILAFTQDNRVTMDVGFYYMANAAGRLLGTVLSGASYQIGGLPLCLGTAAVMVAISALGARELRA; encoded by the coding sequence ATGGGGCTATGCGCACCGCCTTGTGGATGTCGCCCTGATGGTCGGAGCCTCGTTGTGAAACAGGAAGGACTGGCGGCTTATGTCGCCGTGACGGCAGCCTACTGGGCCTTCATGTTGACCGATGGCGCGCTGCGGATGCTGGTGCTGCTGCATTTCCACGCCATCGGCTTTTCCCCCGTGCAGCTGGCCTATCTGTTCGTTCTTTACGAAATCGCCGGGGTTGTGACCAACCTGTCGGCGGGCTGGATTGCGGCGCGCTTTGGGTTGACCTCGACGCTCTACGCCGGGCTTGGCCTGCAGGTCGTGGCGCTTTTGGCGCTGACCCAGCTGAACCCGGAATGGGCGATTGCCACTTCGGTCACCTTTGTCATGTTGGTTCAGGGCGCGTCGGGCGTGGCCAAGGACCTGGCCAAGATGTCCTCGAAATCCGCGGTCAAGCTGCTGGCGCCGCGCGACGGCGACGGGCTGTTCCGGTGGGTGGCCGTGCTGACCGGATCAAAGAACGCGGTCAAGGGGGTCGGTTTCCTTCTGGGTGCCGCGCTTTTGGCGACGCTGGGGTTTACCACTGCCATCCTGGCGATGGCTGCCGTGCTGGCGCTGATCCTTGTCGCGGTGATGCTGAAAATGCCCCCCGGCCTGCCCACGGGCCGCAAGGATGCCAAGTTCTCCGAGGTGTTTTCGAAGGACCGCAACATCAACTGGCTCAGCTTTGCGCGGGTCTTCCTGTTTGGCGCGCGCGATGTCTGGTTTGTCGTCGGCATTCCGATCTATTTCTACGCGGTCCTGTCGGACGGCTCGGAGCAGTCGAACCGCGCCGCCTTTTTCACCATCGGCACCTTCATGGCCTTTTGGATCATCCTGTACGGGATCGTTCAGGCCAATGCGCCGCGCCTGCTGCGCGCCCGGTCCCGCAGCGCCGCTGCTATCGTCGGGCTGGCGCAGGGCTGGGCCCTTGCGTTGGTGGCCATTCCGGCAAGCCTGGCGCTGCTGGTCTGGCTGGCCGGGGCACCCGCCCCCTGGCTGACCCTTACGCTGGTTTTCGGACTGCTGGCCTTTGGTGCCGTCTTTGCAGTGAATTCATCGCTGCATTCCTACCTGATCCTGGCCTTTACGCAGGACAACCGCGTTACGATGGACGTCGGGTTCTACTACATGGCCAATGCCGCCGGGCGGCTGCTGGGGACTGTCCTTTCAGGGGCAAGTTACCAGATTGGAGGACTGCCTCTTTGCTTGGGGACAGCCGCCGTGATGGTGGCCATCAGTGCCCTTGGGGCGCGGGAATTGAGGGCCTGA